The Oryza glaberrima chromosome 5, OglaRS2, whole genome shotgun sequence DNA segment CACTGGGATTTGAAGCCTCAAGCCGAGCAACACCAAAATCAGCAATTTTCACAGTTCTTGTCTTGTCAAGAAGCATATTTTCAGTCTTTACATCACGGTGCACGATCTTCTTTGAGTGAAGATAACTTAACCTATTGAATAGTTAAATGTCAAAACTATTCCAATCAattagagcttttttttttttagggacaaTCAATTAGAGTTTTGAAGGATAAAGAGTGAGtgaaatagttaaaagccccagAAGAAAAACTGGCAAATGATCAAATTGATGCTTACCCCCTGGCAAGGTCAAGAGCTATCTGAACCACAACTTTAAAAGCTAACTTCTTTCTCCTATTCTTTATCAGAAATCCTTTTAGTGAACCCCCAGCAAGGTACTCCACAACAACACAGCAGATATTACTTGGCATGGCAAGATGTCCGCTTTCTGTTTGAATATCTAGATCCCTGGCGCCCATTATAGCCCCTATAAACTGTATATAGAATTTCAACCTGTTGTTAGGGTACATGACAAATAGATAGACAACAGAAGAAATATGAAAAGACATATACTTTGACATTATAAGCTATGCTTCAAGCACTGCGAATGCTAGGTCATTTGATTTTGGTGCAACAAATCCAAACCTCGATACATGTAAGGACTTCGTTTTTTTGCTGAACAATTTAACAGCTGCTATGAATTATATACCACAGGTAGCAGAGTAGATAAGACGATAAGGCTGTTATCCAGTTGGTAATGCCACTACACAGACATCACTTTCAATATTTAGTTAAGGACGCTAGTGTTACTCACATTGACACATAGACACTGATCAAATATATGATTCTAATGCACTTGATATGGCATTTAAGTATTTAGGCATTTAGAAATTTAGTCAAATATAAGTATGCCAGTTATGTATAAATCTGTTCTGATTTCATGCATTTTATGGTCGAGGGAACTGTAATTAACCCAAAATAATTGAAAGAAGCATGACTTGTTGAAATAAATAGTACCTTTGTAACATTTGGATGGTCCAGCTTATGCCAGACAGAGACCTCTTGTGAAAAAGCTGCTCTTAGTGCTGCGATGTCTTGTTCGGACCTATGCCCATCCTCTCCCCAGTCAAGTAATTTCACTGGAGAATAATATGAATCAATGAATTATTTTGAAAAGAGGTGTTTGTAATGAGAACATACAATTTCCCATTGGAAACTGTCAAATAAAAACAAGATTTGAGAATTGATCTAAGCAAAGGTGCCAAGGTTGGGAGAGGAGCAGGGGTACCACCATTACACCATCAAATTGTCCCTTCTCTTTTGGTAAGGGCACACAAAGACAATTTCGGTCTTAGGAAGATCCACTTTTTGTAGGGGAATTAAATTGATGggcttttccaaaaaaaaaaaaaatgcaaaatgaTGGAATCCATGCTGATATGGGGGAATGGACGAAAGATAGCTAACAATCCCTGGGGAATATGTTTCTCAAAAATAGAATGTGAAACATCCTATAAACTATGCATGTACAACAACTAATCATCAACCAATTGCTTATAGACATGCTCAGGTCCGATAGATGAATCATCAAAAGGGATTCTTTTTGTGCTGTTGCCGTGTCATGTGTTTGCATCGATGGATAATCTCAATCTGGTGAAAAAGTACACAAACTTATAGGTTGCACATCCCTCCATACTAAAAGGTCGACATTTTCGGCTTTCTTTGGAACCGCAAAGCAACTTTACCATGAAATTCCTAGCCAGGGATCACAAGAACCATGGCCAAGTGAACTGCTGATGAGCGAGGGCACGTCAAAAGCCGCCCAATCCAACCGATGTCACGGGGGAACACCATGAAAAGCCAAAAGGGGCAGCGGCATCAACTCCCGCAATTTGCTAAAAGGGGTAAAGAAAAGGAGCACCCAAGAGGCCAAGACAGTGACCGGCGGTTCCACTCGCCGTCAGCGCCGCATTGGCAGCGCGATTTCGTCGAACACCGTACGGGCGCAAGCGAGTGCATGGATATCGCGGTGGTTGGTATCAAGTAAAAAAACTGGGAGAaatggcgcgcgcgggcgggcgcaCCTGCGACGTCGTGGCCGTCGTAGACGCCGCGGTGGACGGTGCCGAAGGTGCCGCGGGCGATGACCCCCCTGACGACGAGCTTGGCGGGGTCGATCTCCCACTCCTCCCTCCGCTGCCTGCGGTTCTGCGAGTagtgcgcggcggcgagcgcgggcgGCTTGCTGCCACGCTGgtcggcggccgcctcctccttgcgCTTCTCCATGGTCCACGCGCGGCTCAGGTGGCGCTCCAGCTGCTCGTCCAGGCTCTTGAGGTCGATCTGGTCTGCCCGCACGAaccctccatcgccgccgccctccttcaTCCCGccgtgtggtggtggtggtggtggtgagcaaCAGAGCAAGTGAGCAAGCGAGCGAGCAGTGGCTAGGCTAGgctaggagaggaggaggggggaagaGAGTGGCGAGGCGGAGTGGCATGTGAGCACATGGGCTGCCGAGGCAGGCAGCggccggggagggggagggggagggagacgGGAGGGAGACGGGGTGGGCTCGTGCCGTCGTGTCGTGTCGTGTCGTGTcacgtcgcgtcgcgtcgcgcgcgAGGGGCCCAGCCCAGCGCGCGCCCAGCGGCGCGTGGTTTTCCGCGGTTTTTCcccctcgtcttcttcttcttcgacgtTCGTTTCTCGCTGCTGCTGCGTCGTGTGGTGGCCGGTGTTGTTTGGGCGGGGGATCGATCGCCGTCTCGGCTCGCGGTGGTGTATTTATACCGGCGTGAGGGCGGGATTGAGGCGTATGGATTTCATTTCGAGGGCAGCTCTACTTGCGGTTTTAAATACTTTTTGATCcttaaaaaatactatataaattatggattgaGGCCTATGGAATTGATTTCTgcacttaaaaaattaaaacaaattattatataaattatgGTAAAATGTATACGAATTATAAAATTGCGGCTTGATTAAAAGCAATAAAACTGCTTAGAGTACCAGCCTGAGGGCTAAGGCAATTTCCAACAGAGGACAGCTAGAGCACGGGATACTGTGATATGAATCCAGCTAATTAAATTTCTCCCAGTAAAATAGGTCTTTCCCACCGTGCACTAGGCTCCCTGTCTGATACAAGATTCCTCCTTGGTATCGTGTATCCCGCATCCTAGCCGAAGCAGTTGTGGTAGCTTCCACGCATATGTGACACGCAGTTGTGCTCACTGACTCCTCTCGTGGATCACATCAACAGTAGGAAAAGGAGGAAGTGTGTCGAGGGGAGGAACGGGGGACAAGAGAGGAGCCAGAGGTAAATGGCTCACCCGCCGGCCAGGCGGGTGACAGCCTACACTCTCTCCTCATGGCATGACACCTGATATATATGGGTATCGaatggtacctaggtaccaagccTGATACCACGAGATATCATGGACGCTCTCTCCTCATGGCATGACACCTGATACATATGGGTATCAGATGGTACCTGGGTACCAAGCCTGATACCACGAGATATCATGGATGATACCCGAGGTATTAGGCTTGATACTTGGTATCAGTTGCAGATGTGTACCTGCAGACAACACAGACGAGCAGTGAAGAGCTAGCGAGGAGCACGATGCGACAACCTCGAGACCTTGTCGCTGGTGCCCTGGGCCTCGTCCCCTCATCTTTGCATCTTCCCTTTTCTCCCTCCCCAGCGATCACAATGCCGACCTTGCTGTCGTAGTTGCCTTCGTCTTTGCTGACCTCACCGATTCCGACGGTCTCATGATCTCACCGGTCTCCACACTCTCACTGATGCCCTCCAATCTAGTTTAGGAAGGGCGACAACGTCGATTAGTTCTCTGGCAACTGGAGATGGGATCGCAggacgggagggaggaggacgacgacgactatgGGGCAGAGGAGtcgaggaagggagggaggaggaggactgtGACTGGCTCAGAGAAAAcggggaaggggggggggggagaaaatGGATCTTGAAAACAATTGGGTTGTATATTTGTCCCGTAGCCTGCAAGAGACATTGTTTCGTAGTTTTTCACTTTCCAATACTAGTATATTGTTTTCTTTGAAGTTGGGTATCGAAATGGGTTACAAGGTCATGTTCTTTATACACGACTACAGTTTTTGTCCCTAGATTTGCTCGAGGATCTGAACCGTCTATTCTAACCTGACCGATCCTATGGCTCCGAAAGAACAGCCATGTTGGGTCACCTGGACGGCTAGATCCTGAGATTGAACGGACCTCAATAGCCTGAACTGAAACACAATTAACCAGAGATGAGGGGAGTTTCTAAAAATATTGATGAGGTGGCAAGCTAATCTTTCACCGATCCTACGGTGTTTAGGGAGATCTATATTATAGGCATTTATATGGATGGTTTAAACATTAGATAGTATAATTATCCACGATAGTTTAGAATAAGATATCCAAGCAATATCGatgtaaaaagtttttaaaGAAGTTATAGTTGAAGAACCGTGGTATACATAATTCATAACTTcgtaaactaaaaaaaaaaagacatgatCTAAATGGTTTTTGACTCTTAAATACGGGATATGCACGAACTTGATACAAGTACTACGTACTACTATATTAGCTTTAATCCGCTGAAGAATTATGTTTATATAAGGGACCTATATGTACATGTATGAGGACCAAGATAATTACATGTTTGCTCGAAGGATGTTTCTCGTAAATGATCACGACTGATGCAAAgttcaacaaagaaaaagaaaagaaaaggagtatTGAAACCACCAATCACTAGTGAGGAGGCAAGTCAAAGATAAGCACTACTGAGCAATTAGAAACAGCTAGGAGTATGTTGGAAAACATGAGCCACATTATTATCATCCTTGACGACAAAaatgaacaaaaacaaaaaaaaaaaagagattaaatACCACTCTCCCCGTCCAGCTTGCTTTTGCCTGATGGGCAGGGAGATCGTCGATTTTCCAGTAGCTCCCATCCATCCTGCTCACGGGTTGGATTTGGCTACTGCTGTGGATAACGTTTCTTGTGATCCTTAGCTTTGCTTTGTCGTTTGACATCTACATCACTTTTCATTAATATGGTTTATTATATGCTAGTAGTAGCTTTCTTGCCTACGTAATTGACGCTCTCTCTCGGTCCACGGCACGGTGCGTACGTGTTTTGTCGCCATTGAGAAATCGGCGACGTTTGGGCCGTGCGCCCGTGGCGTTTTCAAGCCTAATAATCAGTGAGGTGTTGAAGTTTCGTTCAAAAAAATAAGTGAAGTGTTGAAGAAACTGGCAATTGCAACTCTCCGTATCTCGTGCGGCTACTACTTGACCAGTGCTATTTTGGCTGGATGAGATATCCTGGTACTATGATACCGTATGAATCTACCAAACAGTGAGATCTATCGAGataaatctcttatattttaagatggataaAGTATATACCACTAGATCTTTCAAAAATCATATGCTACTGATATACcctctccatctcaaaatacaaCAAACTTTAGAAAATAGTATATACTAAGAAGAAAGGTAAAAGGGCatagtaaaaaagaaaacatttttaCCTTCTCAAAGATGAGTAAGGTGTATGCCAGTAGTTTATTGGCAAATATTACCTCCCACgttattatatttaaaataaaatttaaactctataacttgctatattttttatatgttgaGATGAAAGTAGTATGCATGtataatctactccctccgttccaaaatataatattttttttagtatctaagtaaaatttgctatattttaagatgaagggTGTATACTATATCGTTATCATCCCAAGACTGGCTCGCTTACACGATGGGCTACGCTTTTGTCTCTTTCGTCGTGCTTCTACTAATAAAAGATAAACAatttaagaagataaaagatCATGCTACTTTCAAAGATGTGACACGTGATTGGTTTGTGATTTTGTACACGCTCAGCAATTAAACTGTTTGTGCATTGATAaatctattttatttaaattaccTTGTTCCGGATGGAGGTACTATAGGCTTCCTAGGTGCCATGCTATGGATCTATGGTCACCAACTCACAAAGGACTTCTCTTTTGCCCCCTACTGACTGCtgcataagattttttttcccaactgaAATGAAAGTGACATCAGACAACAAAATCATCAACTGGATGGAGAAACTATCAATCCCGGCAAAGTAACAGTTGGAGACCGATAGTAAGTAAACTTTTCACCGCAAAACATGTAATAAAACAGGCTACATGTTGCAGACACCATTGTCCAAAAAATGAAATGCAAATTGATTACGTACCTCAAATAGACTTGGATAGTTCTGGTCCGTGTTTGTGAAGTGCAGAAGAGTAGACCGAACCATATGGTCTATTAATTAATTCAACACGCTCAATAATAACTTCAACTTGATTGCCCACATTCTTCTATAATCTACGGAGTTGATGGCTACACTTCCAAGGTGAGATATCACTAAGTTTCAACCTAGACATTCTTCACGACAAAACTTGTACATCATAATGGACCAACTGTCTTGCAAAGTTGAAACAGACCTACGTTTGATGATGCCTTTCAGATGTACCGGGTGAAGTTCTTTTGAGCAAAGGATTGACCAAAAACGGCCACTGCTAGAATATCTTGCTGATAGGCTTCAACTCTGTAGGTAAATGATCATAGTTGCCCGAATCAACCTCTGCCTGGAACATGGGCCGCTTCCCGTACTCTCGCAAAACACCTGGTGCCAAGTGCTCCTTGCTTGGTGTTAGCATTACATAGTTTGGATCAGCCCTTTGGTAACTGCATTTTGTTAAGAACAACGAACAAAGTGTACTCGATTAATAGCCAATGCACCGTTTCTAATAACTAGAATAGATGAACATAAATCTCGAACAGACATAATACAAATACAAGAAACAAATAATAGAACCTTGGCTGTCTAAGATCCTCAACACGAATTCCAAATCCATATGATCTTGTCCCCTTCAAATGATCATTCACAGCTGCAAGCGCAAATTGATGTCAATGCAGTCAGTGAACAACTAAGGCTGAGTTATTTCCCCAAGGTTCCCCAACtcccctctctcgttttccatgcgcacgcttttcaaactgttaaacagtgcattttttgcaaaaagtttctatatgaaagttgctttaaaaaaaattaaattaatccatttttgaaaaaaaaatgctaatactcaattaatcacgcgttaatggACCGCCGTTTTCCGTGCGTGAGAGAAGTGTTCCCAACCGGAACtagcgaacacaccctaaatgtccttttaaaacaaattattgATAGTTTGGAGCAATCTCACTAGTAACTTTCTCCATGTTCTATGGGTTCAATTATTCTACTTCACCAGAATACAAATTTAACAATGGACCAAGCACTGCAGAATCAGTTGGTCTCAATAATCaatatttgactttttttttccatagggAAAAAGTGGATACATCCTTTTTCCAGATATAATAGCTGGCCTAGTTTTGTTATTTGTATGCAGAAGTATTTGCAAGGTACACACCTGTGACACTAAATGTGAAGGATGGTCTCCACCATGACTTGAATGCCAAAGCTACAGAAGACTTGGAAGGACCTAGCTTTCCCTATTAAGAAGAAGAGAGCAATCAATATTAAAAACAAGTAAAGTAATGTTGTATCCTAAACTCTAAAGATACGGGCACAGCATATGCTCAATGTGTTCCTATCTTTTCTTGCATCATATTCATATTCACAATGATTGCTTCTACAAGGCGCAAAATAATCCAACATAAAATGGCAAAATTCCATCCATGGAGCAACGTACAGAAAAGGGCAAAACTATTCTGTAGGTTGGGTTGAATTCTTGCACTAGGTAGAACCCCTCATGGCCTCATCGTCCTATTTAATACATCTCCATAGTTTCTTAAATCATTAAGATGGGATATGCAAATTGTGTGGTACAAGGTGTGCATGCTATGGTTGTACATCCTCTCTAAAAGACTAGAGACCTAATTGATGAAAATGAATGGATCTACTTAACCTTGAATAGGAAGTTCTTATTAGCTTGCCAACTTGCTGCAAACTGAAACAAGGAATTGTTGGCACTCTCTGATGGTTTATCTTTATCAATCCTATCAACGGTGTGAAATGGAGTTAGTTAGCTGATATGTGAATAACATAGTGATAGTTATTTAAGGATTACCTTGTAGCCAATTCAAGCCCAAAATCAATGTAGTTTGTGATTCCAACAATCTGATCATCTTCAAAAGGGTTTTTAACCTGGTAGATACAATCAGCACAAAGTCTCAACAAGCTTCAAGTTTAAAAACTTGTGGCGTACCATAAACGACTCAACAGTGGATGAGTGGAAGATATCATGACTGTAAGTATTTTTTCTGTTAATTGGTTAAAGATAGGCTTTTCTGCATATTATAAAAAAGCTGGAGTAGCAGATATTTATCCAACCTATCATAAAATTGATGCCATGCAACCGATACCAGGAAACTATGAAACTGAGGAATCAAGGATCCACATAAATTAATAGATTCTGAACTAACactagaaaattttgattaagCTAAAAAATTGATGTTCTTAATAGTTTTCAGCATTAAGAAGATTTCATGAACTATAGTGAAAGAGAACCACTCTTACCCTTCTTTGAACAACCATGTGTTGATAGAACGATGCAATGAACTGCGCATCAAGGAAAACAAAATGTTGTTACACACGAGTCTCGATGAAGGTCACACTAGCTAGAGATGTCACCAATCAATGATTATTTCATATGTGCTAGTgttgtacttcctccatctacttttgatagtaatatttcatcttggcacacagaccaaggataagtaattctacctATCAtacatttaaacatgctactagtcattcctcgtaaacaagcggtTCATTAATATTtgcatttctcgatgcccatgtagccaatctttgtggaagaatggagagtcacacaTTAAATCAGAGAAAGTTATTAAGATAATAGgatgttggattgaaatatgcctatcaaaatttttttttttagatttggaaatatgcctatcaaaagtagatggagggagtacttccttATTCTTTTATccactaataataaaataaaataaaataataataatacccaaaagaaagaaacacaTAAGCATCCAGCTTGTTTCTTGACACAGTTCATGTGATTAATTATAAAATTCTTGAATATATGCAGGATTTCTTTTATTACAAGAAACACATACTGTAAGAGCTGCAACATTTCAAGTACTCCCTTCATTTAAAATTACTAGTCCAACTCTAATTATAATATGCACCTAGATCAAGGGAGAAGTAATTGGATAAAGAGAACTTTAGAGAGAAATAGCATGGACGTATTTATAA contains these protein-coding regions:
- the LOC127773542 gene encoding serine/threonine-protein kinase STY13-like, producing the protein MKEGGGDGGFVRADQIDLKSLDEQLERHLSRAWTMEKRKEEAAADQRGSKPPALAAAHYSQNRRQRREEWEIDPAKLVVRGVIARGTFGTVHRGVYDGHDVAVKLLDWGEDGHRSEQDIAALRAAFSQEVSVWHKLDHPNVTKFIGAIMGARDLDIQTESGHLAMPSNICCVVVEYLAGGSLKGFLIKNRRKKLAFKVVVQIALDLARGLSYLHSKKIVHRDVKTENMLLDKTRTVKIADFGVARLEASNPSDMTGETGTLGYMAPEVLNGSPYNRKCDVYSFGICLWEIYCCDMPYPDLSFSEVTSAVVRQNLRPEMPRCCPSSLANVMKRCWDANPDKRPEMAEVVSMLEAIDTSKGGGMIPVDQRQGCLSCFRQYRGP